A single region of the Caretta caretta isolate rCarCar2 chromosome 25, rCarCar1.hap1, whole genome shotgun sequence genome encodes:
- the ARMC6 gene encoding armadillo repeat-containing protein 6 isoform X1 produces the protein MASKWITQETFDDVVQENITEFEMDPDEAVKEAVQQFESQGVDLSTIVKASRKPTSENGQEQKHEILQTLDSLRKSIADSALSEVGEHLVHFSEQCRERLAARYLAGQKGACPVVLSACKLASGDRSAMLKALHALSALTDGQPDLLDSAGQELLLQMLKENADDAEMTLAGIRCIRHACLKHEQNRQELVKGGVLPLLTGAIVRHGDCAGVVREASSALRIMTFDDDIRVPFGHAHDHAKMIVSENNGLKILIEAAKAFTDDSSVLRELCATLARLSVRNEFCQEIVDLGGLNFMVALLADCIDHQELVKQVLSVMWAIAGNDDVKDAIVNTGGTDLIVLAMSHHLTSPQICEQGCAALCMLALRKPENCKVIMEGGGALVALQAMKVHPREGAVQKQACMLIRNLVSRNRDFSQAILEMGAENLIVEARAVHQDCDDIAKAALRDLGCKVELRELWTGQKGSLAP, from the exons ATGGCATCCAAATGGATCACACAGGAAACATTTGATGATGTGGTGCAAGAAAACATCACAGAATTTGAAATGGATCCAGATGAGGCTGTGAAAGAAGCTGTCCAGCAATTTGAATCTCAAG GTGTTGATCTGAGTACTATTGTAAAAGCTTCACGGAAACCCACCTCTGAAAATGGCCAAGAGCAAAAACATGAAATTTTGCAG ACATTAGACTCACTCAGGAAATCCATCGCTGACTCTGCACTCAGTGAGGTCGGTGAGCATCTAGTGCACTTCAGTGAGCAATGCAGAGAACGGCTGGCTGCCCGCTACTTGGCTGGGCAGAAAGGTGCCTGTCCTGTGGTGCTGTCTGCCTGCAAACTGGCCTCAGGAGACAGAAGTGCCATGCTCAAGGCCCTGCATGCTTTGTCTGCCCTCACGGATGGGCAGCCAGACCTGCTCGACTCTGCTGGCCAAGAACTCTTGCTGCAAATGCTGAAGGAGAACGCAGATGACGCCGAAATGACTCTAGCTGGGATCCGGTGCATCCGACACGCCTGTCTGAAACATGAGCAGAACCGCCAGGAACTGGTGAAAGGTGGCGTCCTGCCATTGCTGACGGGTGCCATTGTCCGGCATGGCGACTGTGCTGGGGTGGTCCGGGAGGCCTCGTCAGCGCTCAGGATCatgacatttgatgatgacatccGTGTGCCCTTTGGCCATGCCCATGATCACGCCAAGATGATTGTATCAGAAAACAATGGTTTAAAGATCCTCATAGAGGCTGCCAAAG cgTTCACAGACGACTCCAGCGTTCTCCGTGAGCTTTGTGCCACCTTGGCTCGCCTGTCCGTCCGGAACGAGTTCTGTCAAGAGATTGTGGACCTTGGAGGCCTGAATTTCATGGTGGCCCTGCTGGCTGACTGCATTGACCATCAG GAGTTGGTGAAGCAGGTGCTGAGCGTCATGTGGGCCATCGCAGGGAACGATGACGTGAAAGACGCCATAGTCAACACTGGAGGAACAGATCTCATTGTGCTGGCTATGAGCCATCATCTTACCAGCCCTCAG ATCTGTGAGCAGGGCTGTGCAGCCTTGTGCATGCTGGCCTTGCGCAAGCCAGAGAACTGTAAAGTCATCATGGAAGGCGGAGGGGCCCTGGTGGCTCTTCAGGCCATGAAGGTGCATCCAAGAGAAGGGGCTGTGCAG AAACAAGCCTGCATGCTGATTCGGAACCTGGTCTCCCGGAACCGGGACTTCTCTCAGGCTATCCTGGAGATGGGAGCTGAGAACTTGATTGTGGAGGCTCGTGCGGTGCACCAGGATTGTGACGACATAGCCAAAGCTGCCTTGAGAGACCTTGGCTGTAAAGTGGAGCTCCGAGAGCTGTGGACAGGCCAAAAGGGAAGCCTGGCTCCCTAA
- the ARMC6 gene encoding armadillo repeat-containing protein 6 isoform X2, whose protein sequence is MASKWITQETFDDVVQENITEFEMDPDEAVKEAVQQFESQGVDLSTIVKASRKPTSENGQEQKHEILQTLDSLRKSIADSALSEVGEHLVHFSEQCRERLAARYLAGQKGACPVVLSACKLASGDRSAMLKALHALSALTDGQPDLLDSAGQELLLQMLKENADDAEMTLAGIRCIRHACLKHEQNRQELVKGGVLPLLTGAIVRHGDCAGVVREASSALRIMTFDDDIRVPFGHAHDHAKMIVSENNGLKILIEAAKAFTDDSSVLRELCATLARLSVRNEFCQEIVDLGGLNFMVALLADCIDHQELVKQVLSVMWAIAGNDDVKDAIVNTGGTDLIVLAMSHHLTSPQKQACMLIRNLVSRNRDFSQAILEMGAENLIVEARAVHQDCDDIAKAALRDLGCKVELRELWTGQKGSLAP, encoded by the exons ATGGCATCCAAATGGATCACACAGGAAACATTTGATGATGTGGTGCAAGAAAACATCACAGAATTTGAAATGGATCCAGATGAGGCTGTGAAAGAAGCTGTCCAGCAATTTGAATCTCAAG GTGTTGATCTGAGTACTATTGTAAAAGCTTCACGGAAACCCACCTCTGAAAATGGCCAAGAGCAAAAACATGAAATTTTGCAG ACATTAGACTCACTCAGGAAATCCATCGCTGACTCTGCACTCAGTGAGGTCGGTGAGCATCTAGTGCACTTCAGTGAGCAATGCAGAGAACGGCTGGCTGCCCGCTACTTGGCTGGGCAGAAAGGTGCCTGTCCTGTGGTGCTGTCTGCCTGCAAACTGGCCTCAGGAGACAGAAGTGCCATGCTCAAGGCCCTGCATGCTTTGTCTGCCCTCACGGATGGGCAGCCAGACCTGCTCGACTCTGCTGGCCAAGAACTCTTGCTGCAAATGCTGAAGGAGAACGCAGATGACGCCGAAATGACTCTAGCTGGGATCCGGTGCATCCGACACGCCTGTCTGAAACATGAGCAGAACCGCCAGGAACTGGTGAAAGGTGGCGTCCTGCCATTGCTGACGGGTGCCATTGTCCGGCATGGCGACTGTGCTGGGGTGGTCCGGGAGGCCTCGTCAGCGCTCAGGATCatgacatttgatgatgacatccGTGTGCCCTTTGGCCATGCCCATGATCACGCCAAGATGATTGTATCAGAAAACAATGGTTTAAAGATCCTCATAGAGGCTGCCAAAG cgTTCACAGACGACTCCAGCGTTCTCCGTGAGCTTTGTGCCACCTTGGCTCGCCTGTCCGTCCGGAACGAGTTCTGTCAAGAGATTGTGGACCTTGGAGGCCTGAATTTCATGGTGGCCCTGCTGGCTGACTGCATTGACCATCAG GAGTTGGTGAAGCAGGTGCTGAGCGTCATGTGGGCCATCGCAGGGAACGATGACGTGAAAGACGCCATAGTCAACACTGGAGGAACAGATCTCATTGTGCTGGCTATGAGCCATCATCTTACCAGCCCTCAG AAACAAGCCTGCATGCTGATTCGGAACCTGGTCTCCCGGAACCGGGACTTCTCTCAGGCTATCCTGGAGATGGGAGCTGAGAACTTGATTGTGGAGGCTCGTGCGGTGCACCAGGATTGTGACGACATAGCCAAAGCTGCCTTGAGAGACCTTGGCTGTAAAGTGGAGCTCCGAGAGCTGTGGACAGGCCAAAAGGGAAGCCTGGCTCCCTAA